A single window of Nicotiana tomentosiformis chromosome 1, ASM39032v3, whole genome shotgun sequence DNA harbors:
- the LOC138906346 gene encoding uncharacterized protein, with amino-acid sequence MGMDWLYSYFAKLDCRTMTVMFEFQNEPVIEWKGDDVLLKGRFISFLKDTKMIIKGCNYHFVLVTDTDAEAPTLGSVPVANEFPVVFPEDLLGNPPDREIDFGIDVMPDKHLISIPPYRMAPAELKVLREQLRD; translated from the coding sequence atggggatggattggctttattcttattttgccaagcttgattgccgaaccatgACTGTTATGTTCGAATTTcaaaatgagccagttattgagtggaagggtgacgATGTACtgctgaagggtaggtttatttctttccttaaggacacgaaaATGATCATTAAGGGGTGTAATTACCATTTTGTACTAGTtacagacaccgatgctgaggcacctacacttgggTCTGTGCCTGTTGCGAATGAATTTCCGGTAGTCTTTCCGGAAGATCTCCTTGGGAACCCACctgatagggagattgattttgggattgatgtgatgccagacaaacatcttatatctattccaccctacagaatggcaccggcagaattgaaggtgCTAagggaacaattgagagattag
- the LOC138906347 gene encoding uncharacterized protein, which yields MVDFDVIMGMDWLYSYFAKLDCRTMTVTFEFQNEPVIEWKGDDVLLKGRFISFLKDTKMIIKGCNYHFVLVTDTDAEAPTLESVPVANEFPGVFPEDFLGNPPDREIDFGIDVMPDKHPISIPPYRMAPAELKVLREQLRD from the coding sequence atggttgattttgatgtgataatggggatggattggctttattcttattttgccaagcttgattgccgaaccatgACTGTTACGTTCGAATTTcaaaatgagccagttattgagtggaagggtgacgATGTACTactgaagggtaggtttatttctttccttaaggacacgaagATGATCATTAAGGGGTGTAATTACCATTTTGTACTAGTtacagacaccgatgctgaggcacctacacttgagtctgtgcctgttgcgaatgaatttccgggagtctttccggaagATTTCCTTGGGAACCCACccgatagggagattgattttgggattgatgtgatgccagacaaacatcctatatctattccaccctacagaatggcaccggcagaattgaaggtgCTAagggaacaattgagagattag